TGGGTAAGAGTTCGTTAGCGGCAAAAGTGGCACAACAGTTAGTGGAGGAGGGAGAGAGTAGACCAGTTAACCTACCCCCATCCCCCCTCTATTCCCCTACCACCTTACCCGGCTCTCCCACTCCCCACTCCCCACTCCCTACTCCCTTTACCCATCTCATCTGGCGATCGCTCCGTAACGCCCCACCGCTAGAAACCCTGTTGGCGGACTTGGTGCCGTTTCTCTCCAACCAGCAAGATACGCAACCCAAGCCAGAACGGTTGTTGCACTGGTTGAGGACTCATCGGTGTCTGGTGATTCTCGATAACGTTGAGACGATTTTGCAAGCGGGCGATCGCGCTGGACACTATCAACCGGGCTATGAAAATTACGGGGATTTGTTTCGGGTATTAGGGGAGACAGCCCACCAAAGTTGTATTTTGCTCACCAGTCGCGAAAAACCTGCCGAAGTTGGCATGATGGAGAGCCTCAATGCATCGGTGCGATCGCTGCCCCTGGGCGGTTCCTCTGAGACGGCACTGGCGTTAATCAATATCAAAGGTCTGATTGGCACCCCCGAAGACAAACAACGACTGTGCGACTTCTACAGTTGCAGTCCTCTCGCGCTCAAAATCGTCGCTTCTTCAATTCACAGTCTGTTTGACGGGGATATCGCCACCTTTTTGCAAGAGGAAACGCTGATCTTTAACGGCATTCGCCGCCTGTTAGAGCAACAGTTTGAGCGGTTGTCTTACTTAGAGCAAACCATCATGTATTGGTTAGCTATCAATCGCGAGTGGACTTCCATCAGCGAACTGGTAGAAGACATTGTGCCTAAAACCTCGCGAGTCAGCGTGTTAGAAGCATTGGAGTCACTCAGTTGGCGATCGCTGATTGAGAAACAATCAGGCAGATATACTCAACAACCTGTTGTGATGGAGTATGTCACGCATCGATTAATTGAATATTTAACAACAGAATTAGTAACACTCAAACTCAACCTGTTTAACCGCTATGCACTCACAAAAACTACAGTTAAAGATTACATTCGAGAGAGTCAAATTCGCTTAATCTTACAGCTAATTGCGGAACGAATTCAGGTTCTCTATCGAAACTTTGAAGCGATCGAACAACACCTTAAAAAGCTCCTGGAACAATTAAAAAGCCAACCTCAACTCTCGCGTTACAGTGGTGGCAACTTCATTAACTTGTGTCGTTATTGGGGGCTTGATCTCAGAGGATATGACTTCTCTGAACTGCAAATCTGGCACGCTAATTTGCAAAGCTCTAACCTGCCCTATGTCAACTTTGAAAATGCCGACCTGACAAAATCTATCTTCACTCAAACCCTCGAAAATAGCCTCTGCATTACCTTCAGTCCAGATGGTCAACTGTTAGCCACAGGAGACACTAGCGGCAAAATTCACCTCTGGTTTGTAGATACCCGAGATCACTATTTAACTCTGTCAGGGCATACCGATTGGGTTTATTCGGTTGCTTTTGCACCGCCCACTGCCCCCGGTGGACGAAGTCATCTGCTTGCCAGTGGGGGCGAAGATGGAACCGTGCGCCTGTGGAACCTGACCACCGGGCAATGCTTGAAAGTGTTGCAGGGACACGGAGATTGGGTGCGATCGCTGGTGTTTAGCCCGGATGGACAATTGCTCGCCAGCGGCAGTCTTGATCAAACCATTCGTCTTTGGAATCCCATAACCGGGGAAACGCTCAACGTGTTGCAAGGACACGAAAAATGGGTTCAATCCATTGACTTTAGCCCCGACGGTCAAACGTTAGTCAGTGCTAGCAACGATCAAACCATTCGTTTTTGGGACATTCGCACAGGCACCGTTTTGCGAGAACTGAAGGGACACACGGGATCGGTCGTCTCGATCGCCTTTAGCCCGGATGGACAAATGGTGGCAAGTGGCAGTTGGGATCAAACCATCCGCCTATGGGATGTCGCCACGGGTAAAATGCTCAGCGTTTTACACGGGCATGCCAACTGGATCTTTGCTGGCATTGCCTACTCCCCTGTCAAAGACGCCAAATCCGGCAGCTATTTGTTAGCCAGTATCAGCGATCGCCACACGATTAGAATTTGGGATACCGTGACGGGTCAAGCTCTAAAGACCTTGATTGGACACAACAGCGGATTGTGTGCCGTCACCTTTAGCCCTGACGGAAAGTGGCTTGCCACAGGTAGTTATGACCAGACGGTGCGGTTTTGGGATGTGGCAACCGGACAAATTTTGCATGTCTTGAAGGGGTATGCAGGGGCAGTGAAGTCCGTTGCTTTTGCCCCCGATGGGCAGGTGCTCGCCAGCGGGCATTACGACTCTATGGTGCGCTTGTGGAATATTGCCACCGGGCAAGTATTGAAGATTCTGCGGGGACACCAGGACTGGATACGAGTAGTGGCTTTTAGCCCCAATGGGCAGTTGTTAGCGACTTGCAGCCACGATCGCACCATTCGGGTTTGGGACGTGGCAACCGGGCAAGCCTTGACCGTCCTGCGGGGTCACGACGGTTGGGTGCGGTCTATCTCCTTTAGCCCTGATGGACGGCTTGCCAGTTGTGGCGGTGATGATCAGACCATTCAAATTTGGGATGTGACAACCGGACGAGCCTTGAAGGTGTTACCGGGTAACCAGCACTTTGAAACATCCATTGCATTTAGTCCCGATGGACATTTTTTAGCGGCAACGCACGATCGCACCATTCAACTGAGAGATGCGACCACTGGGCAAATTGTGAAAACCCTGACGGGGCATACCCACCCTGCGATCGCCCTTGCGTTTAACCCCGATGGCAGCCTGTTAGCTAGTTGTGGCGATGATCAGACCATTCGCCTTTGGGATACGGTCACCGGGAAAAATCTTGCAATCCTGACAGGTCATAGCGCAGCGGTGCTATCGGTTGCCTTTAGTTGTGATGGTCAAATGCTCATCAGCAGCAGCTTTGATTGCACGATTAAACTGTGGCAACTGACGGGCGATCGCCATCCCCAATCTGACTCCCTCTCAGTTCAGTTAGTACGAACTTTAGAAGAGCACGCGAACTGGGTACTATCGGTGGCAACTAACCCCCAAGTCAAGCTCTTTGCCAGTGGCAGTGCAGATGAAACGATTAAGCTCTGGGATCTGCAAACCGGGCAATGTCTAAAAACTCTGAGGAGCGATCGCCCCTACGAGGGCATGAATATTACTGGAGTTCAGGGCATCACCGAAGCACAAAAAGCCATGCTCAAAGCCTTGGGAGCCATAGAAAACTAGAGACGCGATCGCCCAAATCATGCAAGAAGATGCTCCCGACGGCACATCCGGAACGCAAATTGTGCAACATGTTATGGGCAATCAGAACCAGGGGGTCGGTCAAGTGACGGGTGGTAACGTGTTTGGCAATATTACGGGCAATG
Above is a window of Oscillatoria sp. FACHB-1407 DNA encoding:
- a CDS encoding pentapeptide repeat-containing protein; its protein translation is MEFEDGLEIANAAVFAHANRYLNEAEIAILQGAWQGLTYDQIAETTGYSVNYLQRDLGPKFWKLLSISFDRQLSKINIRGILTQIAQQSKAADVLENREVAVAGEPITCLQTTADCRLPTPLVDWGEAIDVSIFYGRTQELDTLTQWINGDRCRLIAILGIGGMGKSSLAAKVAQQLVEEGESRPVNLPPSPLYSPTTLPGSPTPHSPLPTPFTHLIWRSLRNAPPLETLLADLVPFLSNQQDTQPKPERLLHWLRTHRCLVILDNVETILQAGDRAGHYQPGYENYGDLFRVLGETAHQSCILLTSREKPAEVGMMESLNASVRSLPLGGSSETALALINIKGLIGTPEDKQRLCDFYSCSPLALKIVASSIHSLFDGDIATFLQEETLIFNGIRRLLEQQFERLSYLEQTIMYWLAINREWTSISELVEDIVPKTSRVSVLEALESLSWRSLIEKQSGRYTQQPVVMEYVTHRLIEYLTTELVTLKLNLFNRYALTKTTVKDYIRESQIRLILQLIAERIQVLYRNFEAIEQHLKKLLEQLKSQPQLSRYSGGNFINLCRYWGLDLRGYDFSELQIWHANLQSSNLPYVNFENADLTKSIFTQTLENSLCITFSPDGQLLATGDTSGKIHLWFVDTRDHYLTLSGHTDWVYSVAFAPPTAPGGRSHLLASGGEDGTVRLWNLTTGQCLKVLQGHGDWVRSLVFSPDGQLLASGSLDQTIRLWNPITGETLNVLQGHEKWVQSIDFSPDGQTLVSASNDQTIRFWDIRTGTVLRELKGHTGSVVSIAFSPDGQMVASGSWDQTIRLWDVATGKMLSVLHGHANWIFAGIAYSPVKDAKSGSYLLASISDRHTIRIWDTVTGQALKTLIGHNSGLCAVTFSPDGKWLATGSYDQTVRFWDVATGQILHVLKGYAGAVKSVAFAPDGQVLASGHYDSMVRLWNIATGQVLKILRGHQDWIRVVAFSPNGQLLATCSHDRTIRVWDVATGQALTVLRGHDGWVRSISFSPDGRLASCGGDDQTIQIWDVTTGRALKVLPGNQHFETSIAFSPDGHFLAATHDRTIQLRDATTGQIVKTLTGHTHPAIALAFNPDGSLLASCGDDQTIRLWDTVTGKNLAILTGHSAAVLSVAFSCDGQMLISSSFDCTIKLWQLTGDRHPQSDSLSVQLVRTLEEHANWVLSVATNPQVKLFASGSADETIKLWDLQTGQCLKTLRSDRPYEGMNITGVQGITEAQKAMLKALGAIEN